The following are from one region of the Dromaius novaehollandiae isolate bDroNov1 chromosome 26, bDroNov1.hap1, whole genome shotgun sequence genome:
- the TCIM gene encoding transcriptional and immune response regulator: protein MKAKRGTRTAAMSTSLRVSPSVHGYRFDTALRKKAAANIFESINQESLQKLFKNSGDKKAEERAKIILATDQDVEEKTRALMALKQRRKDKLLQFLKFRKYSIKIH, encoded by the coding sequence ATGAAAGCGAAGAGGGGCACTAGAACCGCAGCCATGTCCACGTCCCTGCGGGTGAGCCCCTCCGTGCACGGCTACCGCTTCGACACGGCCCTGCGCAAGAAAGCCGCGGCCAATATCTTCGAGAGCATCAACCAAGAGTCGCTTCAGAAACTCTTCAAGAACTCCGGGGACAAGAAGGCGGAGGAAAGGGCCAAGATAATCCTCGCCACCGACCAGGACGTGGAGGAGAAAACGAGAGCGCTGATGGCGctgaagcagaggaggaaagaCAAACTCCTGCAGTTCCTGAAATTTCGGAAATATTCCATCAAAATTCACTGA